In one window of Musa acuminata AAA Group cultivar baxijiao chromosome BXJ3-2, Cavendish_Baxijiao_AAA, whole genome shotgun sequence DNA:
- the LOC135630878 gene encoding CASP-like protein 4D1: MASSTKAGSITVLALRVFVFLFLLVSLVVIATDTVTVPDPDPDSESETTTLGFKDIIAYRYVFSVAVIGCVYTLLQLPFAALNIIRGKKFIGRNTFPLYIFIDLVFSLLFASGVGAGFGITVDLKRYLDKAFRGDDGESSDTNDIDKALDLVHVSTGFVLVATVCMAFIILTSTFALAKK; this comes from the exons ATGGCCTCTTCGACCAAGGCTGGGTCGATCACCGTCCTGGCTTTGAGGGTCTTCGTGTTCCTCTTCCTCTTGGTTTCCCTCGTCGTCATCGCCACCGACACCGTCACAGTGCCCGATCCAGATCCAGATAGCGAGTCTGAAACAACCACGCTGGGTTTCAAGGATATAATTGCCTACAG ATACGTATTCTCTGTGGCCGTGATCGGATGCGTCTACACGCTCCTACAACTTCCTTTTGCTGCTTTGAACATCATTAGAGGGAAAAAGTTCATCGGCAGGAACACCTTCCCACTCTATATCTTCATTGATCTG GTGTTCTCTCTTCTGTTCGCCTCGGGGGTAGGGGCTGGATTTGGCATCACGGTGGATCTGAAGAGATATCTGGACAAGGCATTCCGGGGTGACGACGGGGAGAGCTCCGACACAAATGACATCGACAAAGCCTTGGACTTGGTGCACGTCTCCACCGGCTTCGTCCTCGTGGCCACCGTGTGCATGGCCTTCATCATCCTCACGTCCACCTTTGCCCTGGCCAAGAAATGA
- the LOC103976747 gene encoding uncharacterized protein LOC103976747 isoform X1 → MVDSVDVVLEFLRKNRFSKAEAALRGELNARPDLSGFLQKHLAEEKEEVGRTVGEVSSVSAESSKEFIIKEIEVGGIGNGFDSKKGFGLGQDRESGSVDLYPWIFSSTSSTSNLVLKDTGTIDNFADLLISEEPKHRRGSFAVEKRDRVFCTEPDRPEEQRAYVMYKDKAEVKVKPEIGQVSDHKDNSADIQDHFLENLWVKSEDPLKECSVKTVFPFSTDNASSSYGGHANERTLKLTVHNDDIRESTKQQPDEMSGSYTSGKSQNSVEPKSFKNFDLPVIVENHREELPRLPPVRLKSEDKLVNSLWEEKADHHGSGMRLSNADNTFMIGSYLDVPVGQEINSSGGRRIIGTNWLSVSQGIAEDTSDLVSGFATVGDESVDYPNEYWDSDEYDDDDDVGYTRQPIEDETWFLAHEIDYPSDNEKGTGHGSVLDHQNQAPRKDDDDHSFAEEDSYLSGEQYFQTKNVEQVAISEAPMDHKMLEMYGRTDENDLIAHYDGQLMDAEELSLMRSEPIWQGFVTQNNGLIMLDNGKGASDVERSRQENPLTEDDQHGSVRSVGVGISSDAADIGSEVRGSLVGGSSEGDTEFFPDHDVSARGARHYPNDSTDSDLNRSNKEKMRENKQNSNIWANKKDISLSGVSTGGGFSFLPPLGTGGMLEADSGKSLCSSKAHVVVGNIAGEYANGIVAEDTLATWRRKSSDSSPVRSSRDEATSGAARSRNSSASSGSDYGYAGTESISKAHHETNEIREDDPGATLEDEVAALQEQIRQIQTQEDEFETFYLKIVHRKNRTGFEEDKNFHVVLNSVIAGRYLVTEYLGSAAFSKAIQAHDLHTGTDVCVKIIKNNKDFFDQSLDEIKLLKFVNKNDPADKYHILRLYDYFYYREHLLIVCELLKANLYEFHKFNRESGGEVYFTMPRLQSITIQCLEALQFLHGLGLIHCDLKPENILVKSYSRCEVKVIDLGSSCFETDHLCSYVQSRSYRAPEVILGLPYDKKIDIWSLGCILAELCTGNVLFQNDSPATLLARVIGIVGPIDQGMLAKGCDTHKYFTKNHMLYERNQETSRLEYLIPKKTSLHHRLPMGDQGFIDFVAYLLEVNPKKRPSASEALQHPWLSYPYEPISS, encoded by the exons ATGGTGGACTCGGTGGATGTGGTGTTGGAATTCTTAAGGAAGAATCGGTTCTCGAAGGCTGAAGCTGCATTGCGGGGGGAGCTCAATGCTCGGCCAGATTTGAGTGGGTTCCTTCAGAAGCATCTAGCCGAGGAGAAAGAAGAAGTGGGAAGAACCGTTGGAGAAGTTAGCAGTGTGAGTGCAGAGAGTTCGAAGGAGTTCATTATCAAGGAGATTGAAGTAGGAGGGATTGGTAATGGATTTGATAGCAAGAAGGGGTTTGGCCTTGGTCAGGATAGGGAAAGCGGTTCAGTAGATCTGTACCCTTGGATTTTTAGTTCAACTAGCAGTACTTCCAATTTGGTTTTGAAGGATACAGGCACCATCGACAACTTTGCTGATCTCTTGATTTCAGAAGAACCGAAGCATCGGCGTGGTTCTTTTGCGGTGGAGAAGAGGGATCGTGTCTTTTGTACTGAACCTGATCGGCCAGAAGAGCAAAGGGCTTATGTTATGTACAAAGATAAAGCTGAGGTTAAAGTGAAGCCTGAAATCGGCCAAGTTAGTGATCATAAGGACAACTCTGCTGACATTCAAGACCATTTTCTTGAGAACCTGTGGGTGAAAAGTGAGGATCCTTTGAAGGAATGTTCTGTGAAGACAGTTTTTCCATTTTCCACTGATAATGCTTCGTCAAGTTATGGTGGACATGCTAATGAAAGGACATTAAAACTTACCGTCCATAACGATGACATTAGGGAGTCAACAAAACAGCAGCCAGATGAGATGAGTGGGTCATACACTTCCGGAAAGTCTCAAAACAGTGTGGAACCAAAAAGTTTTAAGAATTTTGATTTACCAGTTATTGTTGAAAATCACAGGGAAGAACTGCCAAGGCTGCCTCCTGTAAGGCTGAAGTCTGAAGACAAGTTAGTCAACAGTCTGTGGGAGGAGAAAGCTGATCATCATGGATCTGGAATGAGGCTATCCAATGCTGATAATACCTTTATGATTGGATCATACCTTGATGTCCCTGTTGGGCAGGAGATCAACTCTTCAG GTGGCAGGAGAATAATTGGAACTAATTGGCTGTCTGTAAGTCAAGGTATTGCTGAGGATACTTCTGATTTGGTATCTGGTTTTGCTACTGTTGGTGATGAATCTGTTGACTACCCAAATGAGTATTGGGATTCTGATGAGTATGACGATGATGACGATGTTGGATATACAAGACAACCCATTGAAGATGAAACCTGGTTTCTGGCGCATGAAATTGATTATCCAAGTGATAATGAAAAAGGAACAGGTCATGGAAGTGTGCTTGATCACCAGAACCAGGCTCCCAGAAAGGATGACGATGATCATTCTTTTGCTGAGGAAGATTCATATTTGTCAGGCGAGCAGTATTTCCAGACAAAAAATGTTGAACAAGTTGCTATTTCGGAGGCACCAATGGATCATAAGATGCTAGAAATGTATGGCAGAACAGATGAGAACGATCTAATAGCTCATTATGATGGGCAGTTGATGGATGCAGAAGAACTAAGTTTGATGCGTTCAGAACCTATATGGCAGGGTTTTGTCACACAAAATAATGGACTAATAATGCTGGATAATGGGAAAGGTGCGAGTGATGTTGAACGAAGTCGTCAAGAGAATCCTCTTACAGAAGATGATCAGCATGGTTCAGTTAGGTCAGTTGGTGTGGGCATAAGTAGTGATGCTGCTGACATTGGCAGTGAAGTTCGTGGAAGCTTGGTTGGAGGAAGTAGTGAAGGGGACACAGAATTCTTTCCTGATCATGATGTCAGTGCAAGAGGCGCAAGGCATTATCCAAATGATTCAACTGATAGCGATTTGAATAGATCAAACAAGGAAAAGATGAGGGAAAATAAACAGAATAGTAACATCTGGGCAAATAAAAAGGATATAAGCCTGTCAGGAGTGAGCACTGGGGGTGGCTTTTCCTTCCTACCTCCATTGGGAACTGGAGGCATGCTGGAGGCTGATTCTGGTAAATCATTATGTTCAAGCAAAGCCCACGTCGTAGTTGGTAACATTGCTGGTGAATATGCAAATGGCATAGTAGCAGAGGATACACTTGCCACTTGGAGGAGAAAAAGCAGTGATTCTTCTCCTGTCAGGAGCTCCAGAGATGAGGCGACTTCTGGTGCTGCTAGATCAAGAAACTCCAGTGCATCATCAGGCTCAGACTATGGCTACGCTGGAACAGAGAGCATTAGTAAAGCGCACCATGAGACAAATGAAATAAGGGAAGATGACCCTGGAGCAACATTAGAAGATGAAGTAGCGGCATTACAGGAGCAAATAAGACAGATACAAACACAGGAGGACGAATTTGAGACTTTCTATCTTAAGATAGTGCATCGGAAGAACAG AACTGGTTTTGAAgaagacaaaaattttcatgtgGTTCTGAATTCTGTTATAGCTGGACGGTATCTTGTTACCGAATACTTGGGTTCCGCTGCATTTAGCAAAGCGATTCAGGCACATGACCTGCACACTGGTACAGACGTCTGTGTGAAGATTATTAAAAATAACAAAGATTTCTTTGATCAGAGCCTTGATGAAATCAAGCTTTTGAAATTTGTCAACAAGAATGATCCTGCTGACAAGTATCATATTTTACGTTTGTATGATTACTTCTATTATCGG GAGCACTTGTTGATAGTTTGTGAACTCCTCAAGGCCAACTTATATGAATTTCATAAGTTCAATAGAGAATCTGGAGGGGAGGTTTACTTTACAATGCCCAGACTGCAG TCGATTACTATTCAGTGTCTGGAGGCACTTCAGTTTTTGCATGGCCTTGGTCTTATTCATTGTGATTTGAAGCCTGAGAATATTTTGGTAAAGAGCTACAGTAGGTGTGAAGTTAAGGTCATTGACCTTGGTAGTAGCTGCTTTGAAACAGATCATTTATGTTCTTATGTACAGTCACGATCTTATCGCGCACCTGAAGTTATTTTAGGTCTTccatatgataaaaaaatagaCATATGGTCGCTGGGATGCATCTTGGCTGAACTTTGCACTGGAAAT GTTCTCTTCCAAAATGATTCTCCTGCAACATTGCTGGCCCGTGTGATCGGAATCGTTGGCCCCATTGACCAAGGGATGCTTGCAAAGGGATGTGATACACACAAATATTTCACAAAGAACCACATGTTATATGAAAGGAATCAG GAAACCAGTAGGTTAGAATATCTGATCCCAAAGAAGACATCATTACATCACCGGCTGCCGATGGGTGATCAAGGCTTTATTGACTTTGTTGCTTATCTTCTTGAAGTAAACCCAAAGAAACGACCAAGTGCCTCGGAGGCTCTGCAACATCCATGGCTTTCCTATCCTTATGAGCCAATATCATCTTAA
- the LOC103976747 gene encoding uncharacterized protein LOC103976747 isoform X2: MVDSVDVVLEFLRKNRFSKAEAALRGELNARPDLSGFLQKHLAEEKEEVGRTVGEVSSVSAESSKEFIIKEIEVGGIGNGFDSKKGFGLGQDRESGSVDLYPWIFSSTSSTSNLVLKDTGTIDNFADLLISEEPKHRRGSFAVEKRDRVFCTEPDRPEEQRAYVMYKDKAEVKVKPEIGQVSDHKDNSADIQDHFLENLWVKSEDPLKECSVKTVFPFSTDNASSSYGGHANERTLKLTVHNDDIRESTKQQPDEMSGSYTSGKSQNSVEPKSFKNFDLPVIVENHREELPRLPPVRLKSEDKLVNSLWEEKADHHGSGMRLSNADNTFMIGSYLDVPVGQEINSSGGRRIIGTNWLSVSQGIAEDTSDLVSGFATVGDESVDYPNEYWDSDEYDDDDDVGYTRQPIEDETWFLAHEIDYPSDNEKGTGHGSVLDHQNQAPRKDDDDHSFAEEDSYLSGEQYFQTKNVEQVAISEAPMDHKMLEMYGRTDENDLIAHYDGQLMDAEELSLMRSEPIWQGFVTQNNGLIMLDNGKGASDVERSRQENPLTEDDQHGSVRSVGVGISSDAADIGSEVRGSLVGGSSEGDTEFFPDHDVSARGARHYPNDSTDSDLNRSNKEKMRENKQNSNIWANKKDISLSGVSTGGGFSFLPPLGTGGMLEADSGKSLCSSKAHVVVGNIAGEYANGIVAEDTLATWRRKSSDSSPVRSSRDEATSGAARSRNSSASSGSDYGYAGTESISKAHHETNEIREDDPGATLEDEVAALQEQIRQIQTQEDEFETFYLKIVHRKNRTGFEEDKNFHVVLNSVIAGRYLVTEYLGSAAFSKAIQAHDLHTGTDVCVKIIKNNKDFFDQSLDEIKLLKFVNKNDPADKYHILRLYDYFYYREHLLIVCELLKANLYEFHKFNRESGGEVYFTMPRLQSITIQCLEALQFLHGLGLIHCDLKPENILVKSYSRCEVKVIDLGSSCFETDHLCSYVQSRSYRAPEVILGLPYDKKIDIWSLGCILAELCTGNVLFQNDSPATLLARVIGIVGPIDQGMLAKGCDTHKYFTKNHMLYERNQ, from the exons ATGGTGGACTCGGTGGATGTGGTGTTGGAATTCTTAAGGAAGAATCGGTTCTCGAAGGCTGAAGCTGCATTGCGGGGGGAGCTCAATGCTCGGCCAGATTTGAGTGGGTTCCTTCAGAAGCATCTAGCCGAGGAGAAAGAAGAAGTGGGAAGAACCGTTGGAGAAGTTAGCAGTGTGAGTGCAGAGAGTTCGAAGGAGTTCATTATCAAGGAGATTGAAGTAGGAGGGATTGGTAATGGATTTGATAGCAAGAAGGGGTTTGGCCTTGGTCAGGATAGGGAAAGCGGTTCAGTAGATCTGTACCCTTGGATTTTTAGTTCAACTAGCAGTACTTCCAATTTGGTTTTGAAGGATACAGGCACCATCGACAACTTTGCTGATCTCTTGATTTCAGAAGAACCGAAGCATCGGCGTGGTTCTTTTGCGGTGGAGAAGAGGGATCGTGTCTTTTGTACTGAACCTGATCGGCCAGAAGAGCAAAGGGCTTATGTTATGTACAAAGATAAAGCTGAGGTTAAAGTGAAGCCTGAAATCGGCCAAGTTAGTGATCATAAGGACAACTCTGCTGACATTCAAGACCATTTTCTTGAGAACCTGTGGGTGAAAAGTGAGGATCCTTTGAAGGAATGTTCTGTGAAGACAGTTTTTCCATTTTCCACTGATAATGCTTCGTCAAGTTATGGTGGACATGCTAATGAAAGGACATTAAAACTTACCGTCCATAACGATGACATTAGGGAGTCAACAAAACAGCAGCCAGATGAGATGAGTGGGTCATACACTTCCGGAAAGTCTCAAAACAGTGTGGAACCAAAAAGTTTTAAGAATTTTGATTTACCAGTTATTGTTGAAAATCACAGGGAAGAACTGCCAAGGCTGCCTCCTGTAAGGCTGAAGTCTGAAGACAAGTTAGTCAACAGTCTGTGGGAGGAGAAAGCTGATCATCATGGATCTGGAATGAGGCTATCCAATGCTGATAATACCTTTATGATTGGATCATACCTTGATGTCCCTGTTGGGCAGGAGATCAACTCTTCAG GTGGCAGGAGAATAATTGGAACTAATTGGCTGTCTGTAAGTCAAGGTATTGCTGAGGATACTTCTGATTTGGTATCTGGTTTTGCTACTGTTGGTGATGAATCTGTTGACTACCCAAATGAGTATTGGGATTCTGATGAGTATGACGATGATGACGATGTTGGATATACAAGACAACCCATTGAAGATGAAACCTGGTTTCTGGCGCATGAAATTGATTATCCAAGTGATAATGAAAAAGGAACAGGTCATGGAAGTGTGCTTGATCACCAGAACCAGGCTCCCAGAAAGGATGACGATGATCATTCTTTTGCTGAGGAAGATTCATATTTGTCAGGCGAGCAGTATTTCCAGACAAAAAATGTTGAACAAGTTGCTATTTCGGAGGCACCAATGGATCATAAGATGCTAGAAATGTATGGCAGAACAGATGAGAACGATCTAATAGCTCATTATGATGGGCAGTTGATGGATGCAGAAGAACTAAGTTTGATGCGTTCAGAACCTATATGGCAGGGTTTTGTCACACAAAATAATGGACTAATAATGCTGGATAATGGGAAAGGTGCGAGTGATGTTGAACGAAGTCGTCAAGAGAATCCTCTTACAGAAGATGATCAGCATGGTTCAGTTAGGTCAGTTGGTGTGGGCATAAGTAGTGATGCTGCTGACATTGGCAGTGAAGTTCGTGGAAGCTTGGTTGGAGGAAGTAGTGAAGGGGACACAGAATTCTTTCCTGATCATGATGTCAGTGCAAGAGGCGCAAGGCATTATCCAAATGATTCAACTGATAGCGATTTGAATAGATCAAACAAGGAAAAGATGAGGGAAAATAAACAGAATAGTAACATCTGGGCAAATAAAAAGGATATAAGCCTGTCAGGAGTGAGCACTGGGGGTGGCTTTTCCTTCCTACCTCCATTGGGAACTGGAGGCATGCTGGAGGCTGATTCTGGTAAATCATTATGTTCAAGCAAAGCCCACGTCGTAGTTGGTAACATTGCTGGTGAATATGCAAATGGCATAGTAGCAGAGGATACACTTGCCACTTGGAGGAGAAAAAGCAGTGATTCTTCTCCTGTCAGGAGCTCCAGAGATGAGGCGACTTCTGGTGCTGCTAGATCAAGAAACTCCAGTGCATCATCAGGCTCAGACTATGGCTACGCTGGAACAGAGAGCATTAGTAAAGCGCACCATGAGACAAATGAAATAAGGGAAGATGACCCTGGAGCAACATTAGAAGATGAAGTAGCGGCATTACAGGAGCAAATAAGACAGATACAAACACAGGAGGACGAATTTGAGACTTTCTATCTTAAGATAGTGCATCGGAAGAACAG AACTGGTTTTGAAgaagacaaaaattttcatgtgGTTCTGAATTCTGTTATAGCTGGACGGTATCTTGTTACCGAATACTTGGGTTCCGCTGCATTTAGCAAAGCGATTCAGGCACATGACCTGCACACTGGTACAGACGTCTGTGTGAAGATTATTAAAAATAACAAAGATTTCTTTGATCAGAGCCTTGATGAAATCAAGCTTTTGAAATTTGTCAACAAGAATGATCCTGCTGACAAGTATCATATTTTACGTTTGTATGATTACTTCTATTATCGG GAGCACTTGTTGATAGTTTGTGAACTCCTCAAGGCCAACTTATATGAATTTCATAAGTTCAATAGAGAATCTGGAGGGGAGGTTTACTTTACAATGCCCAGACTGCAG TCGATTACTATTCAGTGTCTGGAGGCACTTCAGTTTTTGCATGGCCTTGGTCTTATTCATTGTGATTTGAAGCCTGAGAATATTTTGGTAAAGAGCTACAGTAGGTGTGAAGTTAAGGTCATTGACCTTGGTAGTAGCTGCTTTGAAACAGATCATTTATGTTCTTATGTACAGTCACGATCTTATCGCGCACCTGAAGTTATTTTAGGTCTTccatatgataaaaaaatagaCATATGGTCGCTGGGATGCATCTTGGCTGAACTTTGCACTGGAAAT GTTCTCTTCCAAAATGATTCTCCTGCAACATTGCTGGCCCGTGTGATCGGAATCGTTGGCCCCATTGACCAAGGGATGCTTGCAAAGGGATGTGATACACACAAATATTTCACAAAGAACCACATGTTATATGAAAGGAATCAG TAA